In Raphanus sativus cultivar WK10039 unplaced genomic scaffold, ASM80110v3 Scaffold0780, whole genome shotgun sequence, a genomic segment contains:
- the LOC108822524 gene encoding uncharacterized protein LOC108822524, with translation MATLAHHTPQTPFLSRLPLRPKPRAFSARVKMSLQESAPSLAVVGVTGAVGQEFLSVLSDRDFPYSSVKMLASKRSAGKRVAFDGREYTVEELRAESFDGVDIALFSAGGSISKEFGPRAAERGTIVVDNSSAFRMVEGVPLVIPEVNPEAMRGIKVGNGKGALIANPNCSTIICLMAVTPLHHHAKVKRMVVSTYQAASGAGAAAMEELVQQTREVLAGKPPTCNIFSQQYAFNLFSHNAPVTENGYNEEEMKLVKETRKIWNDTEVKVTATCIRVPVMRAHAESVNLQFENPLDENTARELLRKAPGVYIIDDRASNTFPTPLDVSNKDDVAVGRIRRDVSQDGNFGLDIFVCGDQIRKGAALNAVQIAEMLL, from the exons ATGGCGACTCTCGCTCACCACACCCCACAGACTCCTTTCCTCTCCAGACTCCCTCTCAGGCCCAAACCAAGAGCCTTCTCCGCAAGGGTCAAAATGTCTCTCCAGGAATCCGCGCCCTCTCTCGCCGTCGTCGGCGTCACAGGCGCCGTGGGACAGGAATTCCTCTCCGTCCTATCCGATCGAGACTTCCCCTACAGCTCCGTCAAGATGCTCGCGTCGAAACGCTCCGCGGGGAAACGCGTCGCCTTCGACGGCCGCGAGTACACCGTCGAAGAGCTCAGGGCGGAGAGCTTCGACGGCGTGGATATCGCGCTGTTCAGCGCCGGCGGATCCATAAGCAAGGAGTTCGGGCCACGCGCGGCGGAGAGAGGGACGATAGTCGTCGACAACAGCTCGGCGTTTCGAATGGTCGAGGGAGTCCCGCTGGTGATCCCGGAAGTGAATCCAGAGGCGATGCGAGGGATTAAAGTGGGAAATGGTAAAGGGGCGTTGATTGCGAACCCTAATTGCTCCACCATTATCTGCTTGATGGCCGTTACGCCTCTTCATCATCACGCTAag GTGAAGAGGATGGTGGTTAGTACGTATCAAGCAGCTAGTGGTGCAGGTGCTGCAGCTATGGAAGAGCTTGTGCAGCAGACTCGCGAGGTTTTAGCCGGTAAACCTCCGACTTGTAACATCTTCAGTCAGCAG TATGCATTTAACTTGTTTTCGCACAATGCTCCCGTTACTGAGAACGGTTACAACGAAGAGGAGATGAAACTTGTGAAAGAGACGAGGAAGATTTGG AATGACACAGAAGTAAAAGTAACAGCGACGTGTATACGTGTTCCGGTTATGCGTGCTCATGCAGAGAGTGTGAATCTACAGTTTGAGAATCCCCTCGATGAG AACACAGCAAGGGAGCTGTTGAGAAAAGCACCTGGAGTTTACATTATAGACGACCGTGCCTCTAACACCTTCCCTACTCCACTTGATGTCTCTAACAAAGACGATGTAGCAGTTGGTAGGATCAGGCGAGACGTGTCCCAAGATGGCAATTTCGG GCTGGACATATTCGTTTGTGGAGATCAAATACGCAAAGGAGCTGCTCTAAACGCTGTTCAAATTGCTGAGATGCTTCTCTGA